In Pseudomonas fluorescens, a genomic segment contains:
- a CDS encoding chemotaxis protein CheV: MSTTKARADSLSLLLFTLRSGKLMAINLLKVSEIIPCPPLTKLPESHPHVKGIATLRGASLSVIDLSRALGEMPLADPDGGCLIVTDVSRSKQGLHVQAVSKIVHCLTTDIRPPPYGSGGNRSFITGVTQVEGGLVQVLDIEKVIHAIAPAPIEVAPTDLTMEEAEVLGNARILVVDDSQVALQQSVHTLRNLGLTCHTARSAKEAIDVLLELQGTVEQINVVVSDIEMSEMDGYALTRTLRETPDFQDLYVLLHTSLDSAMNSEKARLAGANAVLTKFSSPELTKCLVVAAKAVAEKGL; encoded by the coding sequence ATGTCCACCACTAAAGCCCGCGCAGACTCACTCTCGCTTCTGCTCTTTACCTTGCGTAGCGGCAAGCTGATGGCTATCAACCTGCTGAAAGTCAGTGAAATCATCCCCTGCCCGCCGCTGACCAAGCTGCCGGAGTCCCACCCCCATGTGAAGGGTATCGCCACCTTGCGCGGGGCCTCGCTGTCGGTGATCGACCTGAGCCGTGCCCTGGGGGAAATGCCCCTGGCCGACCCGGACGGTGGTTGCCTGATCGTTACTGACGTCAGCCGCTCCAAACAGGGCCTGCATGTGCAGGCGGTGAGCAAGATCGTGCATTGCCTGACCACCGATATTCGCCCGCCACCCTACGGTTCGGGCGGCAACCGCTCGTTTATCACCGGGGTCACGCAGGTGGAAGGCGGGCTGGTGCAGGTGCTGGACATCGAAAAAGTCATCCACGCCATCGCGCCGGCGCCGATTGAAGTGGCGCCGACCGACTTGACCATGGAAGAGGCCGAAGTGCTCGGCAACGCGCGGATTCTGGTGGTCGATGACAGCCAAGTGGCATTGCAACAATCGGTGCACACCCTGCGCAACCTCGGCCTGACCTGCCATACCGCACGCAGTGCCAAGGAAGCCATCGACGTGTTGCTGGAGCTGCAAGGCACGGTCGAACAGATCAATGTGGTGGTCTCGGACATCGAGATGTCCGAGATGGACGGCTACGCCCTCACCCGCACGTTGCGCGAAACCCCGGACTTCCAGGACCTCTATGTGCTGTTGCACACCTCCCTGGACAGTGCGATGAACAGCGAAAAAGCCCGCCTGGCCGGAGCCAACGCAGTGCTGACCA